The Numenius arquata chromosome 7, bNumArq3.hap1.1, whole genome shotgun sequence genome has a window encoding:
- the NPHP3 gene encoding nephrocystin-3 codes for MGTASSLVNPAGGVGEVIEDTYGGGGGEACEIPVEVKPKARLLRGSLRRVGASRPGGLIGASFKSTASVQELECVAEYERLKKEYEIFRVSKNNEVASMVKKEAKLDRENKRLRAELQALQKTYQKILREKESALEAKYQAMERAATFEHDRDKVKRQFKIFRETKENEIQDLLRAKRELEAKLQRLQAQGIQVFDPEESDSDDNCTDVTAAGAQSEYWNGGALGSEPSMGSMMQLQQSFRGPEFAHSSIDVEGPFANINRDDWDAAVASLLQVTPLFSHSLWSNTVRCFIISTDETQPEVDIFIRNYSPKLHRICETMGYFFQVVHFSAENERPLKDVRKWEIEKSSLVVLLLHLTLPSCLLEDCEEAFLRNPEEKPRLIYHRKEDGRVSSVSVQQLIEQISYVNKAKMIDHIGGVEEGAYEIYNCVEKIIKQDILGCETTELEGKDLGNKEESTAPEEVVFGDVLWDAHDEQEQMEAFQQASNSTCELGFEKYFERLNDLVAAPAPIPPLLVSGGPGSGKSLLLSKWIQLQQKHSPNTLILYHFVGRPMSTSSESALIIKRLTLKLMQHSWLVSPLTLDPAKLLEEFPRWLEKLSARHQGSIIIIIDSIDQIQQAEKHMKWLIDPLPVNVRVIVSVNVETCPQAWRLWPTLHLDPLNSKDVKSLISAECNSANVKLTKEQEKKLERHCRSATTCNALYVTLLGKTIACVGNTGNIDETLQQCFQCQDTVSLYRLVLRSIQGSLQSDREKGLLREILCVIGVSHNGVSESELMELYPELSSAVLASLVHSLHKMCLLTYGCGLLKFQHLQAWDMVRLEYMEEGENVISAYRQKLVEYFTMQLSRDRVTWRSADELPWLFQQQGDKQKLHKCLLNLFVSQNLYKRGHFAELLSYWQLVGKDKSSMAAEYFDSLKEYEKSCEGEESMICLADLYETLGRFLKDLGLLSQAVAPLQRSLEIRETALDPDHPRVAQSLHQLAGVYVQWKKFGNAEQLYKQALEISENAYGAEHPRVARELDALATLYQKQNKYEQAEQLRKKSFKIRQKAARRKGSLCGFALLRQRALQLEELTLGKDTPDNARTLNELGVLYYLQNNLETAELFLKRSLEMRERVLGPDHPDCAQSLNNLAALYNEKKHYDKAEELYEKALDIRRRALAPDHPSLAYTVKHLAVLYKKMGKLDKAVPLYELAVEIRQKSFGPKHPSVATALVNLAVLYCQMKKQVEALPLYERALKIYEDSFGHMHPRVGETLKNLAVLSYEGGDFEKAAELYKRAMEIKEAETLLIGGKATSRHSSSGDTFSLKSALSPNIFLDHGQR; via the exons ATGGGGACGGCGTCGTCCCTGGTGAACCCGGCCGGCGGGGTCGGGGAGGTGATCGAGGACACGtacggcggcggtggcggcgaggCCTGCGAGATCCCGGTGGAGGTGAAGCCCAAGGCCCGGCTGCTGCGCGGCTCCCTGCGACGCGTCGGGGCCTCACGGCCCGGCGGCCTCATCGGGGCCAGCTTTAAGTCGACGGCCTCGGTGCAGGAGCTGGAGTGCGTGGCCGAGTACGAGCGCTTGAAGAAGGAGTATGAGATCTTCCGTGTCAGCAAGAACAACGAGGTGGCCTCCATGGTGAAGAAGGAGGCCAAACTGGACAGGGAGAACAAGCGActgcgggcagagctgcag GCACTTCAGAAAACTTACCAGAAAATACTTCGAGAGAAAGAAAGTGCATTAGAAGCTAAATACCAAGCCATGGAGAGAGCTGCTACTTTTGAACATGATCGAGACAAGGTCAAAAGGCAATTCAAG ATTTTTAGAGAAACTAAAGAAAATGAGATTCAGGACTTACTGAGGGCCAAGCGAGAGCTAGAAGCAAAACTTCAGAGACTCCAGGCCCAAGGAATTCAAGTGTTTGATCCTGAAGAGTCTGATTCTGATGATAATTGTACAGATGTTACAG CTGCTGGGGCACAGTCTGAATACTGGAATGGAGGAGCTTTGGGAAGTGAGCCGTCTATGGGTAGTATGATGCAACTTCAGCAGTCTTTCAGAGGGCCGGAATTTGCTCATAGCTCCATAGACGTTGAGGGACCATTTGCAAACATAAACAGGG ATGATTGGGATGCTGCTGTTGCCAGTTTATTACAGGTTACTCCTCTGTTTTCCCACTCTCTGTGGAGTAACACAGTAAGATGTTTTATTATTAGTACTGATGAGACTCAACCAGAAGTGGACATCTTCATTAGA AACTACTCACCAAAACTTCATAGAATCTGTGAAACAATGGGGTACTTCTTTCAAGTTGTTCATTTTTCAGCGGAAAATGAAAGGCCCCTTAAGGATGTAAGAAAATGGGAAATTGAAAAAAGTTCATTAGTCGTTTTGCTCCTGCATTTAACCTTGCCAAG TTGTTTGTTGGAGGACTGTGAAGAAGCCTTCTTgagaaatccagaagaaaaaccCCGGCTAATTTACCACAGAAAGGAGGATGGCAGAGTCAGCTCAGTCTCAGTGCAACAGTTAATTGAGCAAATTTCTTATGTGAACAAAGCAAAG ATGATTGATCATATTGGAGGTGTGGAAGAAGGAGCATATGAAATCTATAATTGTGTGGAAAAGATAATTAAACAG gATATATTGGGGTGCGAAACAACAGAACTAGAAGGCAAGGATTTGGGCAATAAGGAAGAGTCCACTGCTCCTGAAGAAGTTGTTTTTGGTGATGTGTTGTGGGATGCACATGATGAACAAGAACAGATGGAAGCTTTTCAGCAGGCCTCTAATTCAACATGCGAGCTGGGATTTGAGAAA taTTTTGAACGTCTAAATGATCTAGTAGCAGCACCGGCACCAATTCCACCTCTGCTTGTATCAGGAGGACCAGGTTCTGGGAAATCTCTCCTTCTGTCAAAATG GATTCAGTTGCAACAGAAGCATTCTCCAAACACTCTAATTCTTTATCACTTTGTTGGGAGGCCCATGTCTACTAGTTCAGAATCTGCATTGATAATTAAACGCCTTACTTTAAAG CTTATGCAACACTCGTGGTTAGTGTCACCTCTGACTTTGGATCCAGCTAAACTTCTGGAAGAGTTTCCCCGCTGGCTGGAAAAGCTTTCTGCACGTCATCAAGGCAGCATTATTATAATTATTGATTCTATTGACCAAATACAG CAAGCTGAGAAGCATATGAAGTGGCTGATAGATCCACTACCAGTGAATGTGAGAGTGATTGTATCAGTGAATGTAGAAACATGTCCACAGGCTTGGAG GTTGTGGCCCACTCTTCATCTTGATCCACTGAATTCCAAAGATGTTAAATCTCTCATTAGCGCAGAATGTAACTCTGCAAACGTTAAATTGACTAAAGAGCAG GAGAAGAAGCTTGAGAGACATTGCCGTTCTGCAACAACTTGCAATGCCTTGTATGTCACTCTCTTGGGCAAAACCATTGCTTG TGttggaaatacaggaaatattGATGAAACCCTTCAACAGTGTTTCCAGTGTCAAGACACAGTGTCACTGTACAGGCTTGTTCTGAGATCAATTCAAGGATCATTGCAGAGTGATAGAGAGAAAGGTCTTTTGAGAGAG ATACTGTGTGTCATCGGTGTTAGCCACAATGGTGTGAGTGAGTCAGAGCTGATGGAACTTTATCCTGAACTGTCTTCTGCAGTGTTAGCCTCACTCGTTCACAGCCTGCACAAAATGTGTTTGCTGACATATGGTTGTGGTTTGCTCAAGTTCCAGCACCTCCAG GCTTGGGATATGGTGAGACTAGAGTATATGGAAGAAGgtgaaaatgttatttctgcCTATAGACAAAAACTAGTGGAATATTTCACCATGCAGCTAAG TCGAGACCGAGTGACATGGAGAAGTGCGGATGAACTTCCCTGGCTCTTCCAACAGCAGGGTGataagcaaaagctgcacaagtGTCTTTTGAATCTCTTTGTATCCCAAAACCTTTACAAAAG GGGACATTTTGCAGAATTGCTGAGTTACTGGCAGCTGGTTGGGAAAGATAAGAGCTCTATGGCAGCTGAGTATTTTGACTCtctgaaagaatatgaaaaaagcTGTGAGGGAGAGGAAAGTATGATCTGCCTGGCTGATCTTTATGAGACCCTGGGACGGTTTCTTAAGGACCTAGGTCTTCTCAGTCAG GCTGTGGCGCCTCTGCAGCGGTCTCTGGAGATTCGAGAGACTGCGCTGGATCCAGACCACCCAAGGGTGGCGCAGTCACTCCACCAGCTAGCAGGAGTTTATGTTCAGTGGAAGAAGTTTGGAAATGCTGAACAGCTGTATAAACAGGCACTGGAAATCTCTGAAAATGCTTATGGAGCTGAACATCCTCGGGTAGCCCGCGAACTTGATGCACTTGCAACTTTATACCAAAAGCAGAACAA ATATGAACAAGCTGAGCAACTGAGGAAAAAGTCCTTCAAAATCCGCCAAAAAGCAGCAAGGCGGAAAGGCAGTCTG TGTGGCTTTGCTCTCCTGCGTCAAAGAGCCCTGCAACTGGAAGAGCTGACGTTAGGCAAGGATACACCAGATAATGCTCGAACCCTCAATGAGCTTGGAGTCCTCTATTACCTGCAGAATAATCTTGA GACAGCAGAGCTTTTCCTGAAGCGCTCCttggaaatgagagagagagTCCTGGGGCCCGACCACCCAGACTGTGCGCAGTCTTTGAACAACCTGGCAGCCTTGTACAACGAGAAGAAGCACTATGACAAAGCAGAGGAGCTCTATGAAAAAGCTCTAGACATCAGGAGGAGAGCGCTGGCTCCAGATCATCCCTCCTTGGCTTATACTGTGAAACACCTGGCAGTGCTGTACAAAAAGATG GGAAAACTTGACAAGGCTGTTCCTCTGTACGAACTAGCGGTTGAAATCCGACAGAAGTCATTTGGCCCCAAACACCCCAGTGTAGCAACTGCTTTGGTGAATCTGGCCGTCCTTTATTGTCAGATG AAAAAGCAGGTCGAAGCTTTACCTCTTTATGAACGTGCATTAAAGATTTATGAAGACAGCTTTGGCCACATGCACCCTCGGGTGGGGGAAACTCTGAAAAACTTGGCTGTACTAAG CTACGAAGGGGGAGACTTTGAGAAGGCAGCTGAACTTTACAAGAGAGCTATGGAAATAAAAGAAGCGGAGACTTTGTTGATAGGTGGAAAAGCAACTTCTCGACACTCATCGAGTGGAGATACATTCAGCTTAAAAAGTGCATTATCACCGAACATTTTCCTGGATCATGGACAAAGGTGA